In one Penaeus chinensis breed Huanghai No. 1 chromosome 33, ASM1920278v2, whole genome shotgun sequence genomic region, the following are encoded:
- the LOC125043362 gene encoding uncharacterized protein LOC125043362: protein MDGRQQDTGLVRLVQHQKNSAHHCGIKRTPFKALFGTDPRVSLATSSLPLEVLERLQSEDDFLALFASPSEEEVLAQDPQPSPASAAPAPTSQPTPAQNPRIPPASAAPASTSQPTPAQDHQPSALTKRQSVITEQRKSAREVQLSQLNPW, encoded by the coding sequence ATGGATGGCAGACAACAAGACACAGGGTTGGTTCGTTTAGTTCAACACCAAAAGAACTCTGCTCATCATTGCGGTATCAAGCGCACTCCATTCAAAGCATTGTTTGGCACTGATCCTAGGGTGAGTTTGGCAACATCGAGTCTTCCTCTAGAGGTCCTTGAAAGATTACAGTCAGAAGATGACTTCCTTGCCCTCTTTGCTAGTCCTTCAGAAGAGGAAGTTCTTGCTCAAGATCCCCAACCTTCACCAGCATCTGCAGCACCAGCTCCCACCTCTCAGCCTACACCTGCTCAAAACCCCCGGATCCCACCAGCATCTGCAGCACCAGCTTCCACCTCTCAGCCTACACCTGCTCAAGACCACCAACCTTCAGCTCTTACAAAACGCCAGAGTGTGATAACAGAACAGAGGAAGAGCGCCAGGGAGGTACAACTCTCCCAGCTGAACCCATGGTGA
- the LOC125043016 gene encoding TM2 domain-containing protein almondex-like → MWECRELLYLNLLLLLLRLVSLTASVSDSPQKDEKDLLVAESSKNFTSPGNTITVTPSVTTSTPENCTDNSKKSSHDCSVDLPCDKLSKECLQCDFNCTCVYGQEVSVTCRPKPGSFCWESKEITVQMLCRYCYQTASWEHTCTGTEDCLAIKSPREMFRSNCTVKSDVLCLGDRTFPKKLPCNWTSGYRWSTALLLSITFGGFGADRFYLGHWQEGIGKLFSFGGLGVWTIMDVILIAIRYLGPADGSLYI, encoded by the exons ATGTGGGAATGCCGGGAACTGTTATATCTGAACTTGTTACTTCTACTCCTGAGGCTTGTGTCACTCACAG CATCGGTCTCTGATTCTCCTCAAAAGGATGAGAAAGATTTGTTGGTGGCAGAAAGTAGCAAGAATTTCACGTCTCCTGGAAACACCATCACAGTTACCCCTTCTGTCACAACTTCAACACCTGAGAATTGCACT GACAACTCAAAGAAATCTTCACATGACTGTTCTGTGGACTTACCATGTGATAAATTGAGTAAGGAGTGCCTTCAGTGTGATTTCAATTGCACGTGTGTGTACGGCCAGGAGGTTAGCGTAACATGTCGACCAAAACCTGGATCATTTTGCTGG GAAAGTAAAGAAATTACTGTCCAGATGTTATGCAGATACTGTTACCAGACTGCATCATGGGAGCACACTTGCACTGGGACAGAAGACTGCTTAGCTATTAAATCCCCACGGGAGATGTTTAG ATCAAACTGCACTGTGAAGAGTGATGTTCTTTGTTTAGGAGATCGTACCTTTCCCAAAAAATTACCATGTAATTGGACTTCAGGATATAGATGGTCAACAGCGTTACTGTTATCTATCACTTTTGGCGGATTTGGGGCAGACAG attctatCTTGGTCACTGGCAAGAGGGAATTGGGAAGTTGTTCAGCTTTGGAGGCCTTGGAGTGTGGACGATAATGGATGTCATTCTCATTGCCATTCGATATCTTGGGCCTGCAGACGGCTCCCTTTACATTTAA